The proteins below are encoded in one region of Rhododendron vialii isolate Sample 1 chromosome 7a, ASM3025357v1:
- the LOC131334680 gene encoding dormancy-associated protein homolog 3-like isoform X2 yields MSLLDQLWDDTIAGPRPDKGLGKLRKQPTFTLRALSSGKESDGGSVEEGVRVTRSIMIVKPPGVTQNDSPPVSPAGSTTPVEERLTDFGGGLYRTFTRKQTGPDPEALLLLLLMACDI; encoded by the exons ATGAGCTTACTCGACCAGCTCTGGGACGACACGATCGCCGGCCCACGGCCTGATAAAGGCCTCGGGAAGCTCCGGAAACAGCCGACGTTTACGCTCCGGGCGTTGAGCTCCGGCAAGG AATCGGACGGCGGGAGTGTGGAGGAGGGTGTTAGGGTGACACGGAGCATCATGATAGTGAAGCCTCCCGGTGTTACTCAGAACGATTCGCCTCCGGTTTCTCCTGCGGGTTCTACAACTCCG GTGGAAGAGAGGCTTACCGATTTCGGAGGAGGTCTATATCGGACGTTTACGAGAAAGCAAACGGGACCGGATCCAgaagcgctcctcctcctcctccttatGGCATGTGACATTTGA
- the LOC131334680 gene encoding dormancy-associated protein homolog 3-like isoform X3 encodes MSLLDQLWDDTIAGPRPDKGLGKLRKQPTFTLRALSSGKESDGGSVEEGVRVTRSIMIVKPPGVTQNDSPPVSPAGSTTPVSPFSDPVPIPALIVDGDIQVNVGKLYNISLLFQF; translated from the exons ATGAGCTTACTCGACCAGCTCTGGGACGACACGATCGCCGGCCCACGGCCTGATAAAGGCCTCGGGAAGCTCCGGAAACAGCCGACGTTTACGCTCCGGGCGTTGAGCTCCGGCAAGG AATCGGACGGCGGGAGTGTGGAGGAGGGTGTTAGGGTGACACGGAGCATCATGATAGTGAAGCCTCCCGGTGTTACTCAGAACGATTCGCCTCCGGTTTCTCCTGCGGGTTCTACAACTCCGGTATCTCCTTTCTCTG ACCCTGTGCCGATCCCTGCCCTTATTGTTGATGGTGATATCCAGGTTAATGTTGGCAAACTTTATAacatttcccttctttttcaattttga
- the LOC131334680 gene encoding dormancy-associated protein homolog 3-like isoform X1 produces MSLLDQLWDDTIAGPRPDKGLGKLRKQPTFTLRALSSGKESDGGSVEEGVRVTRSIMIVKPPGVTQNDSPPVSPAGSTTPVSPFSGGREAYRFRRRSISDVYEKANGTGSRSAPPPPPYGM; encoded by the exons ATGAGCTTACTCGACCAGCTCTGGGACGACACGATCGCCGGCCCACGGCCTGATAAAGGCCTCGGGAAGCTCCGGAAACAGCCGACGTTTACGCTCCGGGCGTTGAGCTCCGGCAAGG AATCGGACGGCGGGAGTGTGGAGGAGGGTGTTAGGGTGACACGGAGCATCATGATAGTGAAGCCTCCCGGTGTTACTCAGAACGATTCGCCTCCGGTTTCTCCTGCGGGTTCTACAACTCCGGTATCTCCTTTCTCTG GTGGAAGAGAGGCTTACCGATTTCGGAGGAGGTCTATATCGGACGTTTACGAGAAAGCAAACGGGACCGGATCCAgaagcgctcctcctcctcctccttatGGCATGTGA